One Jatrophihabitans sp. genomic window carries:
- a CDS encoding magnesium chelatase, translating into MTTAPQNTTLGQLRASGHVHRVVKAEIRQNLIARLAAGLPSLPGIVGFDDTVVPEVERALLAGHDLVLLGERGQGKTRLIRTLTGLLDEWTPVIVGSELNEHPYAPITPASRRLLEALGDELPVTWKHRSERYGEKLATPDTSVGDLIGDVDPIKVAEGRSLGDPETVHYGLVPRTNRGIFAVNELPDLAERIQVAMLNVLEERDIQVRGYQLRLPLDLLLVASANPEDYTNRGRIITPLKDRFGAEVRTHYPIDLDDELRLIAQEAAVLWEDADQGGADGTAHGAPLVPSHLLEVVARFARNVRDAPQVDQRSGVSARFAIAAVETVAASAVRRAAINGEPVAVARISDLPAIVPAARGKVEFEDTDEGREFEVLEHLLRRAIAETGRARLAGLDLRPLQQKFDSGLLVESGDTVSADKLLEQLGTIPGLAALLERLEPDSVHEGPATVGIAAAAVEFALEGLYLNKRLAKESAGNRTVYGA; encoded by the coding sequence GTGACTACAGCACCGCAGAACACCACGCTGGGCCAGCTGCGCGCCTCCGGGCACGTGCACCGCGTCGTGAAGGCCGAGATCCGGCAGAATCTCATCGCCCGGCTGGCAGCCGGGCTGCCCAGCCTGCCGGGGATCGTCGGCTTCGACGACACGGTGGTGCCCGAGGTCGAGCGCGCGCTGCTGGCTGGCCACGACCTGGTGCTGCTGGGCGAGCGCGGCCAGGGCAAGACCAGGTTGATCAGGACCTTGACCGGGCTGCTCGACGAGTGGACGCCGGTGATCGTCGGCTCGGAGCTCAACGAGCACCCCTATGCCCCTATCACCCCTGCCTCTCGTCGGCTGCTGGAAGCGCTCGGCGACGAGCTGCCGGTCACCTGGAAGCACCGCAGCGAGCGCTACGGCGAGAAGCTGGCGACTCCGGACACCTCGGTCGGCGACCTGATCGGCGACGTCGACCCCATCAAGGTGGCCGAAGGCCGCTCCCTTGGCGATCCCGAGACGGTGCACTACGGCCTGGTGCCCCGCACCAACCGCGGCATCTTCGCGGTGAACGAGCTGCCCGACCTGGCTGAGCGGATCCAGGTGGCCATGCTCAACGTGCTCGAGGAGCGTGACATCCAGGTGCGCGGCTACCAGTTGCGGCTGCCGCTGGACCTATTGCTGGTCGCCAGCGCCAACCCTGAGGACTACACCAACCGCGGTCGCATCATCACCCCGCTCAAGGATCGCTTCGGCGCCGAGGTCCGCACCCACTACCCCATCGACCTCGACGACGAGCTGCGGCTGATCGCCCAGGAGGCCGCGGTGCTCTGGGAGGACGCCGACCAAGGCGGCGCCGACGGCACCGCGCACGGCGCCCCGCTGGTTCCCTCGCATCTGCTCGAGGTGGTGGCCCGGTTCGCCCGTAACGTTCGCGACGCCCCGCAGGTCGACCAGCGCTCGGGGGTCTCCGCCCGATTCGCGATCGCCGCGGTCGAGACGGTCGCCGCCTCAGCCGTCCGGCGGGCCGCGATCAACGGCGAGCCGGTCGCGGTCGCCCGGATCTCAGACCTGCCGGCGATCGTGCCGGCCGCCCGCGGCAAGGTCGAGTTCGAGGACACCGACGAGGGACGCGAGTTCGAGGTGCTGGAGCACCTGCTGCGGCGAGCCATCGCAGAGACCGGTCGAGCCCGGCTGGCGGGCCTGGATCTTCGGCCGCTGCAACAGAAATTCGACTCCGGATTGCTGGTGGAGTCCGGTGACACCGTCTCGGCGGACAAGTTGCTGGAGCAGCTGGGCACCATTCCGGGACTGGCGGCGCTGCTCGAACGGCTTGAGCCTGACAGCGTGCACGAGGGCCCGGCGACCGTGGGAATCGCCGCCGCCGCGGTCGAGTTCGCCTTGGAAGGGCTTTACCTGAACAAGCGGTTGGCCAAGGAGTCGGCCGGCAACCGAACGGTGTATGGCGCATGA
- a CDS encoding amidase family protein: protein MTRPAEHTAAEAQRLLAQGALTALELTDFYLDRIERLNPRLGAVLALDADGARSAARASDARRRDGVALGPLDGVPVLIKDNIEAVGLPGTAGSRALLNSPPAADAPLVTRLRRGGLVVLGSTNLSEWANFRSTASTSGWSAVGGQTRNPFAPGRNTSGSSSGSAAAVAAGLAPLAVGTETDGSIVSPAGVCGVVGFKPTLGRLPGAGIVPISSRQDTAGTMARTVADAAGLFAVLSAGALAAPGAGAQVSSGAGAQVSSSHDGAQPGLSGRRVALWRPDAMTADVAAVFEAVAERLSDAGCQLTQTRAAMSGPFEDAEFQALLAEFSVELPAYLRGRPGPHPRDWPGLLAFNRADEHELSRFSDEIFGLCAELSGGVESEEYQRFRQTADAACAQGLADVLGDCEFALAPTNSPAWPIAYGDQEEHGILTSSLCAVTGAPSISLPAGAVDGLPVGVSVLGRHGEDERLLAFAAELEAALPRLSYPLD, encoded by the coding sequence ATGACGAGACCCGCTGAGCACACCGCGGCCGAAGCCCAGCGGCTGCTTGCTCAGGGCGCGCTGACGGCGCTGGAGCTCACCGACTTCTACCTGGACCGGATCGAGCGGCTGAACCCCCGGCTGGGCGCGGTCCTGGCCCTGGACGCTGACGGCGCCCGCTCGGCGGCCCGGGCCAGCGACGCCCGGCGCCGCGACGGCGTTGCGCTCGGGCCGCTGGACGGCGTGCCGGTCCTGATCAAGGACAACATCGAAGCCGTCGGGCTGCCGGGCACGGCCGGCTCGCGGGCGCTGCTGAACTCACCGCCGGCCGCCGACGCCCCGCTGGTCACCCGGTTGCGCCGCGGCGGCCTGGTGGTGCTCGGCTCGACCAACCTGTCCGAGTGGGCAAACTTCCGCTCGACCGCCTCGACCAGCGGCTGGAGCGCGGTCGGCGGCCAGACCCGCAACCCTTTCGCCCCCGGGCGCAACACCTCCGGCTCGTCCTCGGGCTCAGCGGCGGCGGTCGCGGCGGGGCTCGCGCCGCTGGCAGTGGGCACCGAGACCGACGGCTCGATCGTCTCGCCCGCCGGGGTGTGCGGCGTGGTCGGCTTCAAGCCGACGCTGGGCCGGCTGCCCGGCGCCGGCATCGTGCCGATCAGCTCGCGCCAGGACACCGCCGGCACGATGGCCCGAACGGTCGCCGACGCCGCCGGGCTGTTCGCGGTGCTGTCGGCCGGGGCGCTGGCCGCGCCGGGGGCCGGGGCGCAGGTCTCGTCGGGGGCCGGGGCGCAGGTCTCGTCGTCGCACGACGGCGCCCAGCCCGGCCTGAGCGGACGCCGGGTGGCGCTCTGGCGCCCGGACGCGATGACCGCAGACGTCGCGGCAGTGTTCGAGGCGGTGGCCGAGCGGTTGAGCGACGCGGGCTGCCAGCTGACCCAGACCCGGGCGGCGATGTCGGGCCCGTTCGAAGACGCCGAGTTCCAGGCGCTGCTGGCGGAGTTCTCGGTGGAGTTGCCGGCCTATCTGCGCGGGCGGCCCGGTCCGCATCCGCGCGACTGGCCCGGGCTGCTCGCCTTCAACCGGGCTGATGAGCACGAGCTGTCCCGCTTCTCCGACGAGATTTTCGGACTCTGCGCCGAGCTGTCGGGCGGCGTCGAGTCCGAGGAGTACCAGCGGTTCCGCCAGACGGCCGACGCTGCCTGCGCGCAGGGGCTGGCCGACGTGCTCGGCGACTGCGAGTTCGCGCTGGCGCCCACCAACTCCCCCGCCTGGCCGATCGCCTACGGCGACCAGGAGGAGCACGGCATCCTGACGTCCTCGCTGTGCGCGGTGACCGGCGCCCCGTCGATCAGCCTGCCGGCCGGCGCGGTGGACGGGCTGCCGGTCGGCGTCAGCGTGCTGGGCCGGCACGGCGAGGACGAGCGGTTGCTGGCCTTCGCCGCCGAGCTGGAAGCGGCGCTGCCGCGGCTGAGCTACCCGCTGGACTGA
- a CDS encoding adenosine deaminase, whose protein sequence is MTAELNPTTIRTAPKVLLHDHLDGGLRPQTIIDLAAGIGYQKLPSTDAGQLGQWFIDSANSGSLVRYLETFDHTVAVMQTREGLHRVASECAQDLAEDGVVYAEIRWAPEQHVAEGLSLDEVMDATLEGFAHGVQAASEKGQQIRIGSLVTAMRHAARSREIAELAVAYRDRGVVGFDIAGAEAGFPPTRHLDAFEYLRRENFHFTIHAGEAFGLPSIWEAIQWCGADRLGHGVRIIDDIKATGQSLEQQVASVEMGRLAQYVRDKRIPLEMCPSSNLQTGAASSIEEHPIGLLRRLHFRVTVNTDNRLMSGTSMTRELDLLANAFGYTWSDLQWLTVNAMKSAFIPFDERLAIINGQIKPGYAALNL, encoded by the coding sequence ATGACTGCCGAACTGAATCCCACGACCATCCGGACCGCTCCCAAGGTGCTGCTGCACGATCATCTCGACGGCGGGCTGCGACCGCAGACCATCATCGACCTGGCGGCCGGGATCGGGTACCAGAAGTTGCCGAGCACCGACGCCGGTCAACTGGGCCAGTGGTTCATCGACTCGGCCAACTCGGGTTCGCTGGTGCGTTACCTGGAGACCTTCGACCACACCGTCGCGGTGATGCAGACCCGGGAGGGCCTGCACCGGGTGGCCAGCGAGTGCGCCCAGGACCTGGCCGAGGACGGCGTGGTCTACGCCGAGATCAGGTGGGCGCCGGAGCAGCACGTCGCCGAGGGCCTGAGCCTGGACGAGGTGATGGACGCGACCCTGGAGGGATTCGCCCACGGCGTGCAGGCCGCCTCGGAGAAGGGCCAGCAGATCCGGATCGGCTCGTTGGTGACCGCGATGCGCCACGCCGCCCGGTCCCGCGAGATCGCCGAGCTGGCAGTGGCCTACCGCGACCGGGGCGTGGTCGGCTTCGACATCGCCGGCGCCGAGGCGGGGTTTCCGCCCACCCGTCACCTGGACGCCTTCGAGTACCTGCGGCGAGAGAACTTCCACTTCACCATTCACGCCGGCGAGGCGTTCGGCCTGCCCTCGATCTGGGAGGCCATCCAGTGGTGCGGGGCGGACCGGCTCGGGCACGGCGTCCGGATCATCGACGACATCAAGGCGACCGGCCAGAGCCTGGAGCAGCAGGTCGCCTCGGTCGAGATGGGCCGGCTGGCGCAGTACGTCCGGGACAAGCGGATCCCGCTGGAGATGTGCCCGTCCTCGAACCTGCAGACCGGCGCGGCGTCCTCCATCGAGGAGCACCCCATCGGGCTGCTGCGACGGTTGCACTTCCGGGTCACGGTGAACACCGACAACCGGCTGATGAGCGGGACGTCGATGACGCGCGAGCTGGACCTGCTGGCCAACGCCTTCGGCTACACCTGGTCAGACCTGCAGTGGTTGACGGTCAACGCCATGAAGAGCGCCTTCATCCCGTTCGACGAGCGGCTGGCCATCATCAACGGCCAGATCAAGCCCGGCTACGCCGCCCTCAACCTGTAG
- the greA gene encoding transcription elongation factor GreA, with amino-acid sequence MSTDTSSTSWLTQEAYDRLSAELQKLIANRPVMAQEINDRREEGDLKENGGYHAAREEQGKQEGRIMQLTKLLREAKVGEAPTSEGTAGPGMVVTVRFGEADDDDEVETFLIGSREEAGTTDLDVYSSASPLGQALTGAKEGDEVSYSTPTGKTLTVTLLTAKPYRG; translated from the coding sequence GTGAGCACCGATACCTCGTCGACCAGCTGGCTTACCCAGGAGGCCTATGACCGCCTGTCGGCCGAACTCCAGAAGCTGATCGCCAACCGGCCGGTGATGGCCCAGGAGATCAATGACCGCCGGGAGGAGGGCGATCTGAAGGAGAACGGCGGCTACCACGCGGCGCGTGAGGAGCAGGGCAAGCAGGAGGGCCGCATCATGCAGCTGACCAAGCTGCTGCGCGAGGCCAAGGTCGGCGAGGCGCCCACCAGCGAAGGCACCGCCGGCCCCGGCATGGTGGTCACCGTCCGGTTCGGCGAGGCCGACGACGACGACGAGGTCGAGACGTTCCTGATCGGCTCCCGCGAGGAGGCCGGCACCACCGACCTCGACGTGTACTCCTCAGCCTCGCCGCTGGGTCAGGCGTTGACCGGCGCCAAGGAGGGCGACGAGGTCTCCTACTCCACCCCCACCGGCAAGACGCTGACGGTGACCCTGCTCACTGCCAAGCCGTACCGCGGCTGA
- a CDS encoding aldehyde dehydrogenase family protein, translating to MPNKPTSKPASQRLAVRKTYKLYIGGAFPRSESGRSYPVTDPAGQLLAHAAQASRKDVRDAVSAARTAFAGWSSATAYNRGQVLYRIAEMLEGRREQFIAEVAAAEACSADDAARQVDAAIDRWVWYAGWSDKYAQVVGGANPVAGPYFNFSVPEPSGVVAIIAPQESSLLGFVSVVAPALTTGNTVVVLASADRPLPAVSLTEALATSDLPGGVLNLLTGSVAELAPWLASHRDVNCLDLTGVAPADRVPLAQAAADTVKRVLSPAKLNFEAEPGISRLAAFVETKTVWHPLGV from the coding sequence GTGCCCAACAAGCCAACCAGCAAGCCGGCCAGCCAGCGGCTCGCGGTCCGCAAGACGTACAAGCTCTACATCGGCGGGGCGTTCCCCCGGTCGGAGTCCGGGCGCTCCTACCCGGTCACCGATCCGGCCGGCCAGCTGCTGGCCCACGCCGCCCAGGCGTCGCGCAAGGATGTGCGCGACGCCGTCAGCGCGGCTCGCACAGCCTTCGCCGGCTGGTCCTCTGCCACGGCCTACAACCGGGGGCAGGTGCTGTACCGGATCGCGGAGATGCTCGAAGGCCGCCGTGAGCAGTTCATCGCCGAGGTCGCGGCGGCCGAGGCCTGCAGCGCCGACGACGCGGCCCGCCAGGTGGACGCGGCCATCGACCGCTGGGTCTGGTACGCCGGCTGGAGTGACAAGTACGCCCAGGTGGTGGGCGGCGCCAACCCGGTCGCCGGGCCGTATTTCAACTTCTCCGTGCCCGAGCCGTCCGGCGTGGTGGCCATCATCGCCCCGCAGGAGTCCTCGCTGCTCGGCTTCGTCTCGGTGGTCGCCCCGGCGCTGACCACCGGCAACACCGTGGTGGTGCTGGCCTCGGCCGACCGTCCGCTGCCGGCCGTCTCGCTCACCGAGGCGCTGGCGACCTCGGACCTGCCCGGCGGGGTGCTCAACCTGCTGACCGGATCGGTCGCCGAGCTGGCGCCCTGGCTGGCCAGTCACCGCGACGTCAACTGCCTCGACCTGACCGGCGTCGCCCCGGCCGACCGGGTGCCGCTGGCCCAGGCGGCGGCTGACACCGTCAAGCGGGTGCTGTCCCCGGCGAAACTGAACTTCGAGGCTGAGCCCGGCATCTCCAGGCTGGCGGCCTTCGTCGAGACCAAGACGGTCTGGCATCCGCTGGGGGTGTGA
- the mca gene encoding mycothiol conjugate amidase Mca, with the protein MPDTSVPSLPAPSATGPTPAGDTAPEAAAAGSDEQLRLMCVHAHPDDESSKGAATMARYVDEGVEVLVVSCTGGERGDVLNPALKGRPEIEDNIHEVRRAEMAQAQRVLGFQHHWLGFVDSGLPEGDPLPPLPEGCFALAPLEEPTRALVEVIRRFRPHVLTTYNENGGYPHPDHIRCHEISVAAFEAAGDPEAFPDAGEPWQPLKLYYDVTFTRERVEAFHTALVERGLESPYEEWLANWEERAASRRAAKVTTSVYCADHFDRRDAALLAHATQVDPQGWFFKVPLDVQREVFPWEQFELARSLVDTEIPEDDLFAGVREKARTS; encoded by the coding sequence GTGCCCGACACTTCTGTTCCTTCCTTGCCCGCGCCGTCAGCCACTGGGCCGACCCCGGCCGGCGACACGGCTCCCGAGGCCGCCGCGGCCGGTTCCGATGAGCAGCTGCGGCTGATGTGCGTGCACGCCCACCCGGACGACGAGTCGAGCAAGGGCGCGGCCACCATGGCCCGCTATGTCGACGAAGGCGTCGAGGTGCTGGTGGTCAGCTGCACCGGAGGCGAGCGCGGCGACGTGCTCAACCCCGCGCTCAAGGGCCGGCCCGAGATCGAGGACAACATCCACGAGGTCCGCCGTGCCGAGATGGCGCAAGCCCAGCGGGTGCTGGGTTTCCAGCATCACTGGCTGGGCTTCGTCGACTCCGGCCTGCCCGAGGGCGACCCGTTGCCGCCGCTTCCCGAGGGTTGCTTCGCCCTGGCGCCGTTGGAGGAGCCGACCCGGGCGTTGGTCGAGGTCATCCGCCGGTTCCGCCCGCACGTGCTGACCACCTACAACGAGAACGGCGGCTACCCCCACCCCGACCACATTCGCTGCCACGAGATCTCGGTGGCGGCCTTCGAGGCGGCTGGTGACCCTGAGGCCTTTCCCGACGCCGGGGAGCCCTGGCAACCGCTCAAGCTCTATTACGACGTGACATTCACCCGCGAGCGGGTGGAGGCCTTTCACACCGCCCTGGTCGAGCGCGGCCTGGAGTCGCCCTATGAGGAATGGCTGGCGAACTGGGAGGAGCGCGCGGCCAGCAGGCGCGCGGCGAAGGTGACGACCAGTGTGTACTGCGCCGACCACTTCGACCGCCGGGACGCCGCCTTGCTGGCGCACGCCACCCAGGTCGACCCGCAGGGCTGGTTCTTCAAGGTGCCCCTGGACGTCCAGCGCGAGGTCTTTCCGTGGGAGCAGTTCGAGCTCGCCCGCTCGCTGGTCGACACCGAGATCCCTGAGGACGACCTGTTCGCCGGCGTCCGCGAGAAGGCGCGGACCTCGTGA
- a CDS encoding aminopeptidase P family protein, with protein MNDETTPSAANSATAESAVEPTSETAAGPTDGTSSHDIPLPAGLAKAMAENWDPAPPMPHPASRNGAPSPGAATFARNRAALSAAFGGQLVVIPAGAPKVRSNDTDYSFRAWSGFTWLTGETVEGAVLVLAPSGAGPGSGHTAALYVREYEGPGQPGYFTNRVRGAIWVGNVPTVADTEAVLGVSTRPLSELGRDLQAHRGRPALAPRGVDPDVDALLPSAESGRLAEVIDELRLVKDDWEVSQLQAACDATARGFADVAAELPAVLARGGRRGERWLEGTFWRRARLEGNEVGYGSIVGAGQHATTLHWWRNDGDLAEGQLLLADMGVEVDSLFTADVTRTMPVNGVWTDAQRQLYGAVLESQEAAIAEVKAGADFLAAHRAAMWVLADHLHSWGVLPVTADVACASDVEAPGAGLHRRYTLHGVSHMLGIDVHDCAAARDETYRSGPLGSGYVLTVEPGLYFQPNDLSVPAEWRGIGIRIEDDILVTDGAPVNLSGSLPRQPDEITAWMREAQSQPTNRL; from the coding sequence ATGAACGATGAGACCACGCCGTCGGCGGCGAACTCCGCCACCGCCGAATCAGCCGTCGAGCCCACGTCCGAGACCGCTGCCGGACCGACCGACGGCACCAGCTCGCACGACATCCCGCTGCCGGCGGGCCTGGCCAAGGCGATGGCCGAGAACTGGGACCCGGCGCCGCCGATGCCGCACCCGGCCAGCCGGAACGGGGCCCCCTCGCCCGGCGCGGCCACCTTCGCCCGCAACCGGGCGGCGCTGTCGGCTGCCTTCGGCGGCCAGCTGGTGGTCATCCCGGCCGGGGCGCCCAAGGTCCGCTCCAACGACACCGACTACAGCTTTCGCGCGTGGTCGGGTTTCACCTGGCTGACCGGTGAGACGGTCGAGGGCGCGGTGCTGGTGCTGGCTCCGTCCGGCGCCGGCCCCGGCTCGGGCCACACCGCCGCGCTGTACGTGCGCGAGTACGAGGGCCCCGGGCAGCCGGGCTACTTCACCAACCGCGTCCGTGGCGCGATCTGGGTCGGCAACGTTCCCACGGTCGCCGACACCGAGGCGGTGCTGGGCGTCTCGACCCGGCCGCTGTCAGAGCTCGGCCGCGACCTGCAGGCCCATCGCGGCCGGCCGGCGCTGGCCCCGCGCGGTGTCGACCCGGACGTCGACGCGCTGCTGCCGTCCGCGGAGTCCGGCCGGCTGGCCGAGGTGATCGACGAGCTCAGGCTGGTCAAGGACGACTGGGAGGTCAGCCAGCTGCAGGCCGCCTGCGACGCCACCGCGCGCGGCTTCGCCGACGTCGCCGCCGAGCTTCCGGCCGTGCTGGCCCGAGGCGGGCGCCGCGGCGAGCGCTGGCTTGAGGGGACGTTCTGGCGGCGGGCTCGGCTGGAGGGCAACGAGGTCGGCTACGGCTCGATCGTCGGCGCCGGCCAGCACGCGACCACCCTGCACTGGTGGCGCAATGACGGCGATCTGGCCGAGGGCCAGCTGCTGCTGGCCGACATGGGCGTCGAGGTCGACTCGCTGTTCACCGCCGACGTGACGCGCACCATGCCGGTGAACGGCGTCTGGACCGACGCCCAGCGCCAGCTGTACGGCGCCGTGCTCGAGTCGCAGGAGGCCGCGATTGCCGAGGTGAAGGCCGGAGCGGACTTTCTCGCCGCCCACCGGGCCGCGATGTGGGTGCTGGCCGATCACCTGCACTCCTGGGGCGTGCTGCCGGTGACCGCTGACGTCGCGTGCGCCAGCGACGTCGAAGCCCCGGGAGCGGGCCTGCACCGCCGCTACACGCTGCACGGGGTGAGCCACATGCTCGGCATCGACGTCCACGACTGCGCGGCAGCCCGGGACGAGACCTATCGCAGCGGCCCGCTGGGCTCCGGCTACGTCCTGACCGTCGAGCCCGGGCTGTACTTCCAGCCCAACGACCTGTCGGTGCCGGCGGAGTGGCGCGGCATCGGAATCCGGATCGAGGACGACATCCTGGTCACCGACGGGGCGCCGGTGAACCTGTCCGGCAGCCTGCCCCGCCAGCCGGATGAGATCACCGCCTGGATGCGCGAGGCGCAGTCACAGCCGACCAATCGGCTGTGA
- the arfB gene encoding alternative ribosome rescue aminoacyl-tRNA hydrolase ArfB, whose protein sequence is MPGPLRVRSALIAEAELSWRFSRSSGPGGQSVNTSDTRAELIFDVAGSASLGPVLRERALQRLAGRLTDGVLTVTASEHRSQLRNREAAEQRLIQILTEATAPAPPSRRATRPTRGSTERRLESKRRRSGVKRLRRSRGEEA, encoded by the coding sequence ATGCCCGGTCCTCTGCGAGTCCGCTCGGCGCTGATTGCCGAGGCTGAGCTCTCCTGGCGGTTCTCGCGGTCCTCCGGCCCCGGCGGGCAGAGCGTGAACACCTCCGACACCCGAGCCGAGTTGATCTTCGACGTCGCCGGGTCGGCCTCGCTCGGCCCCGTGCTGCGCGAGCGAGCCCTGCAACGGCTGGCAGGGCGGCTGACCGACGGCGTCCTGACGGTCACGGCGTCGGAGCACCGTTCGCAGTTGAGAAACCGCGAGGCAGCCGAGCAGCGCCTGATCCAGATCCTCACCGAGGCGACCGCGCCGGCCCCGCCGTCGCGCCGGGCGACCCGCCCGACGCGGGGCTCGACCGAGCGCAGGCTGGAGTCCAAGCGGCGTCGCTCAGGCGTGAAGCGGCTGCGGCGCTCGCGTGGCGAGGAGGCCTAA
- a CDS encoding aldehyde dehydrogenase family protein yields MSVFEYAPAPESRAIARLKPSYGIFIDGEFRDGRGEAVKTLNPATEEPLAEVAEANEADVADAVAAARRAYEGSWSRLPGSERAKYLFRIARAIQERARELAVLESLDNGKPIKESRDVDVPNAAAHFFYYAGWADKLGHAGFGVDPRPVGVAGQIIPWNFPLMMAAWKIAPALAAGNTVVLKAAETTPLTALTLAEIIAECDLPPGVVNVLAGGPAIGQALVNQPGVDKLAFTGSTAVGKALQRSVAVSGKRLSLELGGKAANIVFDDAAIDQAVEGIVRGIFFNQGHVCSAGSRLLVQESVHDEVVSALQDRLQTLRLGDPLDKNTDIGAINSAKQLARVQELVDVGEAEGATRWSPACELPERGYWFPPTVFTGASQASRIAQEEIFGPVLTVLTFRTPQEAVDKANNTPYGLSAGVWTEKGSRILWMASKLRAGVVWANTFNHFDPTSPFGGYSESGFGREGGRHGLEAYLDSEG; encoded by the coding sequence GTGAGCGTCTTCGAGTACGCCCCGGCGCCGGAGTCGCGCGCCATCGCCCGGCTCAAACCCTCCTACGGCATCTTCATCGACGGCGAGTTCCGCGACGGCCGGGGCGAGGCGGTCAAGACCCTCAACCCCGCCACCGAGGAGCCGCTTGCCGAGGTCGCCGAGGCAAACGAGGCCGACGTGGCCGACGCGGTGGCCGCCGCCCGCCGGGCCTATGAGGGCAGCTGGTCCCGGCTGCCGGGCTCCGAGCGCGCCAAGTACCTGTTCCGGATCGCCCGGGCCATCCAGGAACGCGCTCGCGAGCTGGCGGTGCTGGAATCGCTGGACAACGGCAAGCCGATCAAGGAGTCGCGCGACGTCGACGTCCCCAACGCCGCCGCGCACTTCTTCTACTACGCCGGCTGGGCCGACAAGCTGGGTCATGCCGGGTTCGGAGTCGATCCGAGACCCGTCGGGGTGGCCGGCCAGATCATTCCGTGGAACTTCCCGCTGATGATGGCGGCCTGGAAGATCGCGCCCGCGCTGGCTGCCGGCAACACCGTCGTGCTCAAGGCCGCCGAGACGACGCCGTTGACCGCGCTGACGCTGGCCGAGATCATCGCCGAGTGCGACCTGCCGCCCGGCGTGGTCAACGTGCTCGCCGGCGGACCGGCCATCGGGCAGGCGCTGGTGAACCAACCTGGCGTCGACAAGCTCGCCTTCACCGGTTCCACCGCGGTCGGCAAGGCGCTGCAGAGGTCGGTGGCCGTGTCGGGCAAGCGGCTGTCCCTCGAGCTCGGCGGCAAGGCCGCCAACATCGTCTTCGACGACGCCGCGATCGACCAGGCGGTCGAGGGCATCGTCAGGGGGATCTTCTTCAACCAGGGCCATGTCTGCTCCGCCGGGTCGCGGTTGCTGGTGCAGGAGTCGGTGCACGACGAGGTCGTCTCGGCCCTGCAGGACCGGCTGCAGACGCTGCGCCTGGGTGATCCGCTCGACAAGAACACCGACATCGGCGCGATCAACTCCGCGAAGCAGCTCGCCCGGGTCCAGGAGCTGGTCGACGTGGGCGAGGCCGAGGGCGCCACCCGCTGGTCGCCGGCCTGCGAGCTGCCCGAGCGGGGCTACTGGTTCCCGCCAACGGTCTTCACTGGCGCCAGTCAGGCCAGCCGGATCGCCCAGGAGGAGATCTTCGGGCCGGTGCTCACCGTGCTCACCTTCCGGACCCCGCAGGAAGCGGTGGACAAGGCCAACAACACCCCGTACGGGCTCTCGGCCGGGGTCTGGACCGAGAAGGGCTCGCGCATCCTGTGGATGGCCAGCAAGCTGCGGGCCGGGGTCGTCTGGGCGAACACCTTCAACCACTTCGATCCCACCTCGCCCTTCGGCGGGTACTCCGAATCCGGCTTCGGGCGCGAAGGCGGCCGTCACGGCCTCGAGGCCTATCTCGACAGCGAGGGATAG